A single genomic interval of Anthonomus grandis grandis chromosome 17, icAntGran1.3, whole genome shotgun sequence harbors:
- the LOC126746560 gene encoding farnesol dehydrogenase-like — MSLEKYAGKVAVVTGASAGIGKSIAEHLVKKGVIVAGIARREERVEELSRQLKNEKGSLHAFQCDLTNADQIVSTFKSIITNLGPIYILVNNAGVYHVTGTIDGDLDKWRSMLDTNVMALAICTREAISDMKTNKTKGHIVNINSYVGQAIIDIPGMEFYSTTKHAVTALTETVRLEINREKLPIKITSISPGYVKTEIHEIAYGKERAKKIAETTRYMSPEDITESVLYVLGTPDHVNVKEISILVQGQIG, encoded by the coding sequence ATGTCTCTTGAAAAATACGCTGGTAAAGTTGCAGTGGTGACGGGAGCATCTGCCGGTATCGGAAAATCGATTGCGGAGCATCTAGTTAAAAAAGGTGTTATAGTGGCGGGCATAGCTCGAAGAGAAGAACGTGTTGAAGAACTGTCCAGAcaactgaaaaatgaaaaaggatCATTGCACGCATTCCAATGTGATCTCACTAATGCAGATCAAATTGTATCAACTTTCAAGAGCATTATCACTAATTTGGGACCGATCTATATCTTGGTCAACAATGCCGGAGTATATCACGTAACTGGAACTATAGATGGAGATTTGGATAAATGGAGGAGTATGTTGGATACTAATGTAATGGCTTTAGCTATTTGCACCCGAGAAGCTATATCAGATATGAAAACCAATAAGACGAAAGGTCATATTGTCAATATTAATAGTTATGTTGGTCAGGCAATTATAGATATTCCTGGAATGGAATTTTATAGTACAACAAAGCATGCTGTTACAGCTCTTACAGAAACTGTACGTTTGGAAATTAATAGAGAAAAGTTGCCAATAAAGATAACAAGTATAAGTCCAGGGTATGTAAAAACAGAAATCCATGAAATAGCATATGGTAAGGAGCGTGCCAAAAAAATTGCCGAGACTACGAGATATATGAGCCCGGAAGATATAACGGAATCGGTGTTATATGTCCTGGGCACACCGGATCATGTAAATGTTAAGGAGATTAGTATTCTAGTGCAAGGGCAGATtgggtaa
- the LOC126746553 gene encoding farnesol dehydrogenase-like encodes MSLEKYAGKVAVVTGASAGIGKSIAEHLVKKGVIVAGIARRVERVEELSKQLKNEKGSLHAFQCDLTKADQIASTFKSIITNLGPIYILVNNAGVYHVAGTIDGNLDKWRSMLDTNVMALAICTREAISDMKTNKTKGHIVNINSYAGQEILDIPGMEFYTTTKHAVTALTETVRLEINREKLPIKITSISPGYVKTEIQEIAYGKERAKKIAETTRYMSPEDITESVLYVLGTPDHVNVKEITILVQGQIG; translated from the coding sequence ATGTCTCTTGAAAAATATGCTGGTAAAGTGGCAGTGGTGACTGGAGCATCTGCCGGTATAGGAAAATCGATTGCAGAGCATCTAGTTAAAAAAGGTGTAATAGTGGCGGGCATAGCTCGAAGAGTAGAACGGGTTGAAGAACTGTCCAAACaactaaaaaatgaaaaaggatCGTTGCACGCATTCCAATGTGATCTCACTAAGGCAGACCAAATTGCATCAACTTTTAAGAGCATTATCACTAATTTGGGACCGATCTATATCTTAGTCAACAATGCCGGAGTATATCACGTAGCTGGAACTATAGACGGAAATTTGGATAAATGGAGGAGTATGTTGGATACCAATGTAATGGCTTTAGCCATTTGCACCCGAGAAGCTATATCAGATATGAAAACCAATAAGACGAAAGGTCATATTGTCAATATTAATAGTTATGCTGGTCAGGAAATTCTAGATATCCCTGGAATGGAATTTTATACTACAACAAAACATGCTGTTACAGCTCTTACAGAAACTGTACGTTTGGAAATTAATAGAGAAAAATTGCCAATAAAGATAACAAGTATTAGTCCAGGCTATGTGAAAACAGAAATCCAAGAAATAGCATACGGTAAGGAGCGTGCCAAAAAAATTGCCGAGACTACCAGATATATGAGCCCGGAAGATATAACGGAGTCGGTGTTATATGTCCTGGGCACACCCGATCATGTAAATGTTAAGGAGATCACTATTCTAGTGCAAGGGCAGATTggataa